The following are encoded in a window of Oncorhynchus keta strain PuntledgeMale-10-30-2019 chromosome 10, Oket_V2, whole genome shotgun sequence genomic DNA:
- the LOC118388499 gene encoding H-2 class II histocompatibility antigen, A-U alpha chain yields the protein MSLCCLNMKTSMIVLILCCQVYAEDKVLHIDIHIGGCSDSDGVDMYGLDGEEMWYADFNKKEGVMPLPPFADPLTYRGAYEVAVGNQGVCKANLATFIKAYKNPPETIDPPHSSIYPRDDVELGVENTLICHVSGFHPAPVRVRWTRNNQNVTEGVRISTPYPNTDFTLNQFSSLSFTPEEGDIYGCTVEHKALTEPLTRIWEAELSQPSVGPAVFCGVGLTLGLLGVATGTFFLIKGNQCN from the exons ATGTCTCTCTGTTGTCTGAACATGAAGACCTCTATGATTGTCCTCATCCTCTGCTGTCAGGTGTATGCAGAAGACAAAG TTCTGCATATTGATATACATATTGGTGGATGCAGTGATTCAGATGGAGTGGATATGTATGGACTGGATGGTGAAGAGATGTGGTACGCAGACTTCAACAAAAAGGAGGGAGTGATGCCGCTGCCTCCGTTTGCAGATCCATTGACCTACCGTGGAGCTTATGAAGTGGCTGTAGGTAATCAGGGGGTATGCAAAGCAAACCTGGCCACATTTATAAAAGCTTACAAGAACCCACCAGAGACAATAG ACCCTCCTCACAGCAGCATCTACCCCAGGGATGATGTGGAACTGGGGGTGGAGAACACTCTCATCTGCCACGTCAGTGGGTTCCACCCTGCACCTGTCAGAGTCAGGTGGACCAGGAACAATCAGAATGTGACCGAGGGAGTGCGTATCAGCACCCCCTACCCCAACACTGATTTCACCCTCAACCAGTTCTCCAGTCTGAGCTTCACCCCAGAGGAGGGAGACATCTATGGCTGTACTGTGGAGCACAAGGCCCTTACTGAGCCCCTGACACGGATCTGGG aaGCTGAGTTGAGCCAGCCCAGTGTgggtcctgctgtgttctgtggAGTGGGTCTGACTCTGGGGCTGCTGGGAGTGGCTACCGGAACGTTCTTCCTCATCAAAGGGAACCAGTGCAACTGA